The following proteins come from a genomic window of Pichia kudriavzevii chromosome 1, complete sequence:
- a CDS encoding uncharacterized protein (PKUD0A08310; Pfam Domains: Grp1_Fun34_YaaH(2.6e-23)), translating to MAASSLHNDMDSREIKPVSLEGSGDSFQEVAKVPTVSSFRHDKKNIYINDVPIDKNEFTKAFGGTFEVGSRKVTSAMRKFANPVPAGLAAFSASAISIGLVQMHARSVTAPNTLLGAFLTTSGVVELIVGILCFIVNNTWACCTFLMFGGFWSSYAFVLMNVGGIKEAYANDYQYGQSVAIFFLPWSLFAFFLWICTFKSTLTLSALMFFIWFFVFLFTISQFIGSVKLFKAGGFFAILAGCLGFYNMQAGLMDKTNSYFTIHAIPLPQYKHNDEEHATEEV from the coding sequence GGCGACTCTTTCCAAGAGGTGGCCAAGGTTCCAACTGTTAGCTCGTTTCGTCACGACAAGAAGAATATATACATCAATGACGTTCCAATTGACAAGAACGAATTCACAAAGGCCTTTGGCGGTACTTTTGAAGTTGGTAGTCGCAAGGTCACTAGCGCAATGCGGAAGTTTGCCAACCCTGTTCCGGCAGGCTTGGCAGCCTTTTCTGCTTCGGCCATCTCCATTGGTTTGGTTCAAATGCATGCTAGATCGGTTACTGCCCCAAACACTCTCTTAGGCGCATTTCTAACTACTTCGGGTGTGGTTGAATTGATTGTGGGGATTTTATGCTTTATTGTTAACAACACATGGGCTTGTTGTACATTTTTAATGTTTGGAGGTTTTTGGTCATCATATGCCTTTGTTTTAATGAATGTAGGCGGTATCAAGGAAGCATATGCAAATGATTATCAATATGGTCAATCGGTtgctattttctttttacctTGGTCACTTTTCGCCTTTTTCTTGTGGATTTGCACATTTAAATCCACTCTAACGTTATCGGCAttgatgtttttcatttggtttTTCGTGTTTTTATTTACAATTTCACAATTTATTGGCAGCGTCAAGTTATTCAAAGCAGGTGGCTTTTTCGCAATTTTGGCTGGTTGTTTGGGATTCTACAATATGCAGGCCGGCTTGATGGATAAAACGAACTCATATTTCACTATTCATGCTATTCCACTACCCCAATATAAGCacaatgatgaagaacaTGCAACTGAAGAAGTCTGA
- a CDS encoding uncharacterized protein (PKUD0A08320; similar to Saccharomyces cerevisiae YBR177C (EHT1) and YPL095C (EEB1); ancestral locus Anc_8.574) produces MLPNWGFRNTVHSYHAENPIELPLKSSNDCASGNSVVSLDKFVEKNIPEIKDGARHYLKPTLFTGTLQTLHTFKGDFHTKYPVYFAREIVSLSHEEAKELKGTFKHIHAGEFTLDYLVNPPSEELNDEYFSRKCKETMPEGYPRLHPRCRYYAPNELAQLKNEWKQDNSPISIILPGLAGGIQEAPIRATCYKLQQKGHRVVVLNQRGCSRSKITTPHMFTGLDTDDLKYILHKFHDEYELDDEKRQFHAIGYSFGGLQIANYLIKEGKNTLLTSAITVSSPWNLYNSMLHISNSWSGRYLFEPAVNSFLLRMVKNNKEVLKENPIFSQERYDHLRKTIKNSRDFDDAYTSKLLDLPSGDYYYYAASPVFQIYKIKTPLLVINSIDDPMISPDYPFLDISRHPWIYMATADLGGHYSFIKPNGDFWFSEVVEKWINSWREVDVQTPSDVLDHGWHVDVELPLRE; encoded by the coding sequence ATGTTGCCTAACTGGGGGTTTAGAAACACCGTTCATTCATACCATGCCGAAAATCCCATTGAGTTACCATTAAAATCGTCTAATGACTGTGCGTCTGGAAATTCAGTGGTGTCACTCGATAAGTTTGTCGAAAAGAACATACCTGAAATTAAAGATGGCGCAAGGCATTATCTGAAACCAACCTTATTTACAGGTACTTTGCAAACATTGCACACCTTCAAGGGCGATTTCCATACAAAATATCCCGTTTATTTTGCCCGTGAAATTGTCTCATTGTCTCATGAGGAGGCCAAAGAACTCAAGGGGACTTTCAAACATATCCATGCTGGTGAGTTCACTTTGGACTATTTGGTGAACCCTCCAAGTGAAGAGTTGAATGATGAgtatttttcaaggaaatGTAAGGAAACAATGCCAGAGGGGTACCCAAGATTACACCCTCGTTGTCGTTATTATGCTCCGAATGAATTGGCGCAATTAAAAAATGAATGGAAACAGGATAATTCTCCAATCAGTATTATTTTACCAGGTCTAGCCGGTGGTATTCAAGAAGCTCCAATTAGAGCAACTTGTTATAAGCTACAACAAAAGGGTCACcgtgttgttgttttgaacCAAAGAGGTTGTAGTCGTTCCAAAATTACAACTCCTCATATGTTCACCGGTTTAGATACGGACGATTTAAAATACATCTTACATAAGTTCCATGACGAATATGAACtggatgatgaaaagagGCAATTCCATGCAATTGGTTACTCATTTGGTGGTTTGCAAATTGCAAACTATTTGATTAAAGAAGGTAAAAATACCCTCTTGACATCTGCAATTACTGTCTCATCCCCTTGGAATCTGTATAATTCGATGCTTCATATCTCAAATTCTTGGAGTGGTCGGTATTTATTTGAACCTGCTGTTAACTCTTTCCTATTGAGAATGGTCAAGAATAACAAGGAGgttttgaaggaaaacCCTATATTCAGCCAAGAGAGGTATGATCATTTgaggaaaacaataaagaaCTCTAgagattttgatgatgcTTATACAAGCAAACTACTCGATTTACCAAGTGGTgattactattattatgCTGCATCACCTGTATTTCAAATCtataaaattaaaactCCACTCTTGGTCATCAACTCTATAGATGATCCAATGATTTCTCCAGATTACCcatttttggatatttcaAGACATCCTTGGATTTATATGGCAACTGCAGATTTGGGGGGTCATTATTCCTTCATTAAACCAAATGGCGATTTCTGGTTTTCTGAAGTTGTCGAGAAATGGATCAACTCTTGGAGAGAGGTTGATGTCCAAACCCCAAGCGATGTTCTGGATCATGGCTGGCACGTTGACGTTGAATTGCCACTTAGAGAATGA
- a CDS encoding uncharacterized protein (PKUD0A08330; similar to Saccharomyces cerevisiae YER176W (ECM32); ancestral locus Anc_8.242) codes for MSTHEAKSTTDSTEADKRRRRGGIKPKSQVTEAIGSAPKNKKYVENPRSTHEIASTLNGVKGGKKKSGKGKKHQELKLTKKPNFPVKAKEDSRVVKRTSGLERTNRVSQSVKGKEDAISIDKGAHTVSKSAKFENNKQKKGKTRKSKLPKSDKQSDISQTDNREVHKDSFKVSSSGAPSSLELAPVLDLGIGVYDVLEFYCDECPVELNHFDAASAHIIDFGHKNMSVVYGGLNDAIKCQSCGEADLNNLNSVLLESNNVGLCCSSCLTGSGFDPLIYSFASKDKLLRYVDNMYRLNSLKCFRCGSRKNLGINQDKIPCCAKCILKDADLRKQKFVKRHEASFLSTLFEDPTYEEFKNIIVSTGPCNDPKSSPVKKLGARDMTPSFDTLTQSNKPDKREKENRNKGDLPSEISGGNISDMSAENDLDDNSASKPRKEKKVKKTTSMSSSLPEEKNSAFISTQQSEKTGSTQSSGDRKRSEKKKDKKSKKNENAKMNKDGLKKSSKLDLKSSIPSPISKELLKDLTPDELRVEDKFEKLKKIIKNTLPGAIKLQFDSINEYYSYLTYSLLLEELFQVDICTDVKFEWKDKEFCSMNGSTQKWFQMYVNDDIKHLKKHPFVRDQPIFILRKSDVNLNWSEKPEFWVAHVAGSTLAKVDKRGRQIKVRARKHAVAKKDNQASSFNLRLYPWNSSTFPINEKGDQFAFVPGSNVLGRILNSMNQIENKEFINLILGKSKVKRINFNNRIHKYFNNLNESQKDALQSAFNNSVTILQGPPGSGKTSTIHEIILQLLENLHYYPILVVAASNLAVDNIAEKLMPKYKDIILRITSLSKEREYNMEHPLGEVCLHNKISGILPSNLKDIEMRVKRDPGSVSSSEFSKYLDGCSKYGEQLVKQANIIFATTAGIAGPYLKNVKSMPVIIMDEATQSSEPSTLIPLGAKGCKKVILVGDTAQLSVFTRVKSLEMSLFQRVLENGTYDDPYMLDTQYRMHPDISEFSRREFYDNKLKDGITAEQRKKPTIKYPVFFLDHKGVGALEGKKFSISGEEFGFSWVNIKEVQYIERMVEKLIVDHQVAPSSIGVMTGYAAQRDLIVNALEKNSVINPYRSKITRTVDKEDLSEKKNVTVCNVNGIVVATIDAFQGREMDFVLLSTVRSNVHGNIGFMSDKRRMNVALTRAKYSFIICGNADCLSSNMLWNKYIGDLRSKNYVKTSINDY; via the coding sequence ATGTCTACACATGAGGCAAAATCTACTACAGATTCCACAGAGGCGGATaagaggagaagaagagggGGAATCAAACCAAAAAGCCAAGTGACAGAAGCAATAGGATCTGCAccaaagaataaaaaatatgttGAGAATCCAAGATCTACTCATGAGATAGCGTCTACACTAAATGGTGTGAAAGGTGGTAAGAAGAAGAGTGGGAAGGGCAAAAAGCATCAAGAACTTAAACTTACcaagaaaccaaattttCCAGTGAAGGCCAAGGAGGATTCCCGAGTTGTGAAAAGAACTTCAGGACTAGAGAGAACGAATCGAGTGAGTCAAAGTGTAAAGGGAAAGGAAGACGCAATTAGCATCGACAAGGGGGCACATACAGTTTCGAAATCTgcaaagtttgaaaataataaacagaaaaaagggaaaactAGAAAGTCAAAGCTACCAAAATCTGATAAGCAGTCAGATATTTCTCAAACTGACAACAGAGAAGTCCATAaagattctttcaaagtatCTTCTTCTGGTGCACCTAGTTCTTTGGAATTAGCACCCGTCCTGGACCTTGGAATTGGCGTTTACGATGTATTGGAATTTTACTGTGACGAATGTCCTGTTGAGTTAAACCATTTTGACGCTGCAAGTGCTCATATCATCGATTTTGGCCATAAAAATATGTCCGTCGTCTATGGTGGGTTGAATGACGCAATTAAATGTCAATCCTGTGGTGAGGCTGATCtcaataatttgaattcaGTCTTACTTGAAAGCAATAATGTGGGGTTGTGCTGTAGTTCCTGTTTGACTGGGTCTGGGTTTGATCCATTGATTTACTCATTTGCGTCTAAGGACAAACTTCTGAGATATGTCGATAATATGTATCGTTTGAACAGCTTAAAATGCTTTCGATGTGGTTCAAGGAAAAACTTGGGAATCAACCAGGATAAGATACCATGTTGTGCCAAATgtattttgaaagatgcAGATCTGAGAAAGCAAAAGTTTGTAAAGAGACATGAGGCCAGTTTCCTTTCTACGCTTTTTGAAGATCCAACCTATGAAGAgttcaaaaatattattgTTTCAACTGGTCCTTGCAATGACCCCAAATCATCAccagtgaaaaaattgggTGCTAGAGATATGACGCCCAGTTTTGATACTTTAACACAATCAAATAAACCAGACAAAagggaaaaggaaaatagaaacaagGGTGATCTACCCAGCGAAATTTCCGGTGGAAATATTTCTGACATGTCAGCTGAAAATGATTTAGATGACAATTCCGCATCAAAACCTCgaaaggagaagaaggttAAGAAAACAACATCGATGTCTTCGAGTCTTCCcgaggaaaaaaatagtgcTTTTATTTCAACTCAACAAAGCGAAAAAACTGGCTCCACGCAAAGTTCAGGAGATCGGAAAAGGTccgaaaagaagaaggacaagaaaagcaaaaagaaTGAGAATgcaaaaatgaataaagatggtttgaagaaatccTCTAAGCTCGATCTGAAATCAAGTATACCATCTCCAATATCGAAAGAGTTACTAAAGGATCTCACACCAGATGAATTAAGAGTTGAGgacaagtttgaaaaacttaaaaaaattataaaaaatacacTGCCGGGTGCTATCAAATTGCAATTTGATAGTATTAACGAATATTATAGCTATCTAACTTACAGTTTGCTCTTAGAGGAACTGTTTCAAGTTGACATTTGTACCGATGTCAAATTCGAATGGAAAGATAAGGAGTTTTGTTCTATGAATGGATCCACTCAAAAATGGTTTCAAATGTATGTGAATGATGATATAAAGCATCTTAAAAAGCATCCTTTTGTTAGAGATCAAcccattttcatcttgAGGAAATCCGATGTTAATTTGAATTGGTCAGAAAAACCCGAGTTCTGGGTCGCTCATGTTGCCGGAAGTACTTTAGCAAAGGTTGATAAACGGGGTAGACAAATTAAGGTCAGAGCTAGAAAACATGCCGTTGCCAAAAAGGACAACCAGGCATCCTCCTTTAATTTAAGGCTATATCCGTGGAACAGCTCTACTTTCCCGATAAATGAAAAAGGTGATCAATTTGCATTTGTTCCAGGGTCTAATGTTTTGGGTAGAATTTTGAACTCCATGAATCAAATCGAGAATAAGGAATTTATCAACTTAATTCTGGGTAAAAGTAAGGTCAAGAGGATAAATTTTAATAATAGAATTCACAAATATTTtaataatttgaatgaatCCCAAAAGGATGCACTACAGTCCGCCTTTAATAACTCAGTTACAATATTACAAGGTCCGCCTGGTTCAGGTAAAACTTCGACGATTCATGAAATTATCCTTCAGTTGCTTGAAAATCTTCACTATTATCCAATCCTAGTTGTTGCTGCGTCAAACCTAGCCGTTGATAACATTGCAGAAAAATTGATGCCCAAGTACAAGGATATTATTTTGCGTATTACATCCTTGTCCAAGGAGAGAGAATATAATATGGAGCACCCATTAGGTGAAGTGTGTCTACACAATAAGATCTCTGGAATTTTGCCTTCAAACTtaaaagatattgaaatgCGAGTAAAGAGGGACCCTGGTAGTGTTTCATCGTCtgaattttccaaatatttGGATGGATGTTCTAAATACGGCGAGCAGTTAGTCAAGCAGGCTAACATTATATTTGCAACAACCGCAGGTATAGCAGGTCCATATTTAAAGAATGTTAAAAGTATGCCAGTGATTATAATGGATGAAGCAACGCAGTCGTCGGAACCGTCGACTTTAATACCACTAGGTGCTAAAGGTTGTAAAAAGGTCATTTTGGTTGGTGACACTGCTCAACTAAGTGTTTTTACTAGAGTAAAAAGCTTGGAAATGTCTTTGTTTCAGAGAGTTTTGGAAAACGGTACCTACGATGATCCTTATATGCTTGATACTCAGTACAGAATGCATCCGGATATTTCAGAGTTTTCAAGAAGGGAATTTTATGacaacaagttgaaggatGGTATAACTGCagaacaaagaaagaaaccGACAATTAAGTATCCTGTTTTCTTCCTAGATCACAAAGGAGTTGGTGCATTAGAAGGCAAAAAATTTTCCATATCCGGAGAAGAGTTTGGATTTTCTTGGGTTAATATAAAGGAAGTCCAGTACATTGAAAGAATGGTTGAAAAGCTTATTGTAGATCATCAAGTTGCGCCTTCTTCCATTGGAGTTATGACAGGTTATGCTGCACAAAGAGACCTCATTGTTAATGCACTTGAGAAAAACTCAGTAATCAACCCTTATAGATCCAAGATTACTAGAACAGTCGATAAGGAAGATTTAAgtgaaaagaagaatgtTACGGTGTGTAATGTTAACGGGATTGTTGTTGCTACTATCGATGCCTTTCAAGGTAGAGAAATGGACTTTGTTCTGCTTTCCACAGTGAGGTCCAACGTACATGGTAATATAGGTTTTATGTCTGATAAGAGAAGGATGAATGTTGCTTTGACCAGAGCAAAGTATAGCTTTATTATATGTGGTAATGCTGATTGCCTATCCTCCAATATGTTATGGAATAAATATATAGGCGACCTCAGAAGCAAGAATTATGTTAAGACTTCTATTAACGACTACTAG
- a CDS encoding uncharacterized protein (PKUD0A08340; similar to Saccharomyces cerevisiae YKL078W (DHR2); ancestral locus Anc_2.629) — MGRKQRQNKKIVFSDTEYETPIVNNEEKGYRETESKSENSSNFQRASANKSQVYKTVYFDDKSTENDDEYNRENPDSDDEFFEQNRSVSRSQLKKNAEKLYEIRKTLPVYKVKDEIIPQILQNPVTILIGETGSGKSTQIPQFLMEIMDKNIAVTQPRRVAAMNLAMRVSEEYGCHVGEDVGYSVRFNNATSHYTKLKYITDGMLLREMMIDPTLSKYSMVIVDEAHERTILTDLLIGFLKGLLIERNKGKDEPDFKVIIMSATLDAEKFSKFFNNAPILFVEGKMYPVERYYMDKAADDIIDTTIKSIIQINQGEQSGDILCFLPGQDDIDKVVDMLTNIAPELPKEAPHIVAMPLYAALPPQQQMKIFSKLKPRQRKVIVSTNIAETSVTVPGIKYVIDSGLRKVKVWRHQLGLSTLLTVPISKASATQRAGRAGRESSGKCYRLYKESDYLKLTDTTEPEILRSEIISPVLMLKKLGVDDILGWHWLENPGHESLVASLQQLYTLGAINNSGNITELGEKMVILPVAPHLASVLIKAQEFNVLEEVIDIVSCLSVDNLLLNPSSEKRDEINALRNDTCTLGTSYGDLIMLKEMFDIFNNIKDPRERKAWCKEIHVSYKGFKNVNRIKKQIKDYMILLGNDVMDVDENDYDDDIANNKPLDVEHILKSFLHGFISNTAIGLPDRSYRTVTTGSLISVHPSSLLFGKKKDAILYIEFVYTVKGYARSVSAIKLEWLQEIAPKLQGTKVSTEK, encoded by the coding sequence ATGGGACGTAAACAAAGACAGAATAAGAAAATAGTCTTTTCTGACACAGAATATGAGACACCTATTGtaaataatgaagaaaaggGATACCGTGAAACCGAGTCAAAGTCTGAAAATAGCAGCAACTTCCAAAGAGCCAGTGCCAACAAAAGCCAAGTTTACAAGACAGTCTATTTTGATGACAAATctactgaaaatgatgatgaatacAACAGGGAGAATCCTGACAGTGATGATGAGTTTTTTGAGCAAAATCGTTCAGTTAGCAGAAGTcaactcaaaaaaaatgctgAAAAGTTATATGaaataagaaaaacttTACCTGTTTATAAAGTCAAAGATGAAATAATCCCAcaaattttgcaaaatcCAGTCACAATATTGATTGGTGAAACTGGTTCTGGTAAGTCAACCCAGATTCCTCAATTTTTAATGGAGATAATGGATAAGAATATTGCAGTAACACAACCGCGTAGAGTTGCAGCCATGAACTTGGCAATGAGAGTGTCAGAGGAATATGGATGTCATGTAGGAGAAGACGTGGGTTACTCTGTGAGATTTAATAATGCTACATCACATTATACCAAGTTAAAGTACATCACGGACGGTATGTTGCTTAGAGAAATGATGATTGATCCAACATTGTCTAAATACTCTATGGTGATTGTCGACGAAGCGCATGAAAGGACAATTTTAACAGATCTACTTATTGGGTTTTTGAAAGGCCTTTTAATTGAGAGAAATAAGGGTAAAGACGAGCCTGATTTCAAGGTTATTATTATGTCTGCGACGTTAGATGCCGagaagttttcaaaattcttcaacaatgcACCAAtattgtttgttgaagGTAAAATGTATCCAGTAGAAAGATATTACATGGATAAAGCAGCTGATGACATTATCGATACGACAATCAAGTCaattattcaaatcaacCAAGGAGAACAATCAGGTGAcattttatgttttcttcctGGTCAGGATGATATCGACAAGGTGGTTGATATGCTAACTAATATTGCACCGGAGCTACCAAAGGAGGCACCACATATAGTTGCAATGCCATTATACGCAGCATTGCCACCTCAACAGCAAATGAAGATCTTCTCAAAACTAAAACCAAGACAGCGTAAAGTGATTGTGTCTACCAATATTGCTGAAACATCAGTCACGGTCCCAGGAATCAAGTATGTCATAGATAGTGGCTTaagaaaagtaaaagtATGGAGACATCAGCTGGGCCTTTCTACTCTTTTAACCGTTCCGATTTCCAAAGCATCCGCTACCCAAAGAGCCGGTAGAGCCGGTAGAGAATCATCGGGAAAATGCTATAGACTGTACAAAGAATCGGACTACTTAAAGCTTACCGATACAACAGAGCCGGAGATTCTCAGGTCTGAAATCATTTCTCCTGTTTTGATGTTAAAAAAACTTGGGGTAGACGATATTCTAGGATGGCACTGGCTTGAAAATCCAGGGCACGAATCCTTAGTTGCTTCTTTACAGCAACTCTATACTCTTGGAGCTATAAACAACAGTGGAAATATTACTGAGCTGGGTGAAAAGATGGTAATTTTACCTGTAGCTCCTCATTTGGCATCTGTTCTTATTAAAGCTCAAGAATTTAATGTCCTCGAAGAAgttattgatattgtttCATGCTTGTCTGTTGATAATCTGCTCTTGAATCCTTCCAGTGAAAAGCGAGATGAGATAAATGCTCTACGTAACGATACGTGTACTTTAGGAACATCGTATGGTGATTTAATTATGCTTAAAGAGATgtttgatatcttcaataacatcaagGACCCACGGGAAAGGAAAGCTTGGTGTAAAGAAATTCATGTTTCTTATAAAGGCTTCAAAAATGTTAATAGAATTAAGAAGCAAATCAAAGACTATATGATTTTGCTTGGAAATGATGTGATGGATGTTGACGAAAATGactatgatgatgatatagCTAATAATAAGCCGCTAGATGTTGAACATATTCTAAAGTCATTCCTGCATGGGTTTATATCTAACACGGCAATAGGTCTTCCTGATAGATCATATCGGACTGTAACTACTGGTAGTCTTATTTCTGTGCACCCttcttcattattatttggtaaaaaaaaagatgcAATATTGTATATTGAATTTGTCTATACTGTCAAAGGTTATGCAAGGAGTGTGTCAGCCATCAAATTGGAATGGTTACAGGAAATTGCACCAAAATTACAAGGTACAAAAGTGAGTActgaaaaataa
- a CDS encoding uncharacterized protein (PKUD0A08350; similar to Saccharomyces cerevisiae YJL002C (OST1); ancestral locus Anc_5.214) has protein sequence MKFNNILLLWSFVLSVAVAVHPFAKNWENIEYSKTIDVAKSFSKEKHIIKVKNINTEPSKQYIFAVPKDVKKHITLVVGLYQTPAGKNSLLQPKAMPISDDDLVYYMLELPYPIAPGSQFDFAISYIITNQFTPYPEFIEMEDNQVLKLSTNAYPLSPYDTQSYELIFSHIREYQELNANSFTHDLVKSEIGSSAVKYSSSSAIPANSLFTLDVTFVKNAPLPFINYLKRDLWVSHWSGVLQLVEYYELTNHAAKLSKGFSRAKYLASGIASKLHHCIAVLRIPFDKSKKIEENSMYYVDKVGNVSTSQFNSDELLIRPRFPIFGGWHYNFTIGWDYALNQFVRQNNEEYILKANILDGIYDATYDQVELNVYLPEGAEIIDYALPFGIDEPTISHETSYLDVGTGHTRITFRIENLIDEMKNLVVVLRYRYTTYAMFYKPLQASFYIFLALMGLYILKKIDISIKPQKKEETENVIISEAVN, from the coding sequence ATGaagttcaacaacatcctACTTCTTTGGTCCTTTGTTTTGTCAGTTGCTGTGGCTGTTCACCCATTTGCTAAAAACTGGGAAAACATTGAGTATTCTAAAACCATTGACGTTGCCAAGTCCTTTTCCAAGGAGAAACATATTATTAAAGtgaaaaacatcaacacaGAGCCTTCAAAACAATACATTTTTGCTGTTCCAAAAGATGTTAAGAAGCATATTACTTTGGTGGTGGGATTGTATCAAACGCCTGCTGGCAAGAACTCTTTGCTTCAACCTAAAGCCATGCCAATCAGTGATGATGACTTGGTGTATTACATGCTTGAATTGCCTTATCCTATTGCGCCGGGTTCGCAGTTTGACTTTGCTATTTCTTATATTATTACAAACCAATTCACCCCTTACCcagaatttattgaaatgGAAGACAATCAAGTGCTAAAATTGTCTACCAATGCTTATCCGTTGTCTCCATATGATACGCAGTCATATGAATTGATCTTTTCTCACATAAGAGAGTACCAGGAGTTAAATGCTAACAGTTTCACTCATGATTTAGTTAAATCTGAAATTGGAAGCAGTGCTGTGAAATACTCTTCTTCAAGTGCTATCCCAGCGAACTCTCTATTTACTCTTGATGTCACGTTTGTTAAGAATGCTCCTCTACCTTTTATTAATTATTTAAAGAGAGATTTGTGGGTATCACATTGGTCTGGTGTTTTACAATTGGTTGAATATTACGAATTGACAAACCATGCAGCAAAACTTTCCAAAGGTTTCTCAAGGGCAAAATATTTAGCTAGTGGTATTGCATCTAAATTACATCATTGCATTGCTGTGTTGAGAATTCCATTCgacaaatcaaagaaaattgaggaaaacTCCATGTATTATGTGGACAAAGTTGGTAATGTTTCCACTTCTCAATTCAACTCTGATGAATTACTTATTCGTCCAAGGTTCCCTATCTTTGGTGGATGGCATTATAACTTCACCATTGGATGGGATTATGCTTTAAACCAATTTGTCAGACAGAACAATGAAGAATACATTTTGAAAGCAAATATTTTAGATGGTATTTACGATGCTACGTATGACCAGGTTGAACTTAATGTGTATCTTCCTGAAGGTGctgaaatcattgattatGCTTTACCTTTTGGCATAGACGAACCAACAATTTCTCATGAAACTTCATATTTGGATGTTGGCACTGGTCATACTAGAATTACCTTCAGGATTGAAAATCTTATTGATGAGATGAAAAACTTAGTTGTTGTATTACGTTATAGGTACACAACTTACGCAATGTTCTACAAGCCATTGCAAGCCTCATTTTACATATTTCTTGCGTTGATGGGACTCTACatcctgaaaaaaattgatatcTCAATTAAACCgcaaaagaaagaagaaactgaaaatgtAATTATAAGTGAAGCAGTGAACTAA